The following nucleotide sequence is from Acidobacteriota bacterium.
GGGAGAGTCGACGCACCAGCAGTGTCTCATCCTGGCTCACCAGATCTGCCACGCTGACGTCGAGCGCGGTTGCGAGACGCGCAAGGGAATCGAGCGTGGGGTTCCCGGCACCTCGCTCGATTTCGCCAATGAACTTGTAGCTCAGCCGGGCAAGCTCGCCGAGTTTCTCCTGCGTCAGGCCACGTGCCTGACGCAAGGTTCTGATACGAGCTCCGACCAAGCGACGAAGGTCTTCCACCAAGCCGAGTATTCGAGACCCGGCGATCCGCCGAAACCCTGTAAATATCTTGATGTTCAAAACGTATAGGTGCTAGATTTTGCTTCACACGGCCAGTGCACGAGGTCGCGCGCGGCGCCCGCGTTGCATGGAGGCGTGTCGACGGACGACGCGCACGGCGTGTTGGACTCCGTCGTCGAACACACGATTGTTGACAGGAGCTCCCCTCGATGTTGACTCGGCGTGTCGTTCCAAGTGTCAGAGTCTTGCTGGCTGCGGTCGGCGTCCTCGCGCTGTCGGATGCCGGCCTCGCCCAGAGCCCGGCACCGTCTCTCCTGCCGCTATTGGCCTCGGGGTGGCCGGCTGGCAGCTTCGCCGCCCAGGCCCCGAAGCTCGGCCCAACGACCGCACGGGTCATCTCGGACTCAAAGGTCGATCCCGCATTCCAGAGCACGAAGATCGCGCGCATTGCGCTGCTTCCTTTTGCCAACGCCATACAGTTCAACGACTGTTCGCGCACCCTCGCCAAGCATCTCGTGGTCGAACTGGGCCAGAAGCACCCCGAGTACAAGGTGGTCGCGCCTGATGAGCTGATGAACTTCATCACGTCGTCGAAACTCGACGACGAGTTCAACGTGTTCCTCGGTGACTATCTCAATACGGGCACGTCCAGGCAGGACTTCTTGACATTGATCGGGGCCAAGCAGCAGATCGACGCGGTACTCCTCGGCAAGATCAATACGTGTGGGAACCTCCGGGGCCGACTCGTTCTCGACGTCGAGATGAGTCTTCATCGAGTGAAG
It contains:
- a CDS encoding helix-turn-helix transcriptional regulator; this encodes MNIKIFTGFRRIAGSRILGLVEDLRRLVGARIRTLRQARGLTQEKLGELARLSYKFIGEIERGAGNPTLDSLARLATALDVSVADLVSQDETLLVRRLSPSDYQMVREARDSLESLLGRLEGPTPRRKRPRR